One region of Eriocheir sinensis breed Jianghai 21 chromosome 36, ASM2467909v1, whole genome shotgun sequence genomic DNA includes:
- the LOC127007666 gene encoding uncharacterized protein LOC127007666 encodes MVDDLSAEDQIERLKEEARSCTYPTDAATVKKRYKDTALILFKEDLDNGTLRNYLMFGTRRSSSVSQYGNTPIVIRRSRSSNGELATVVEQVGTLQGRSTRSNYTLLEAAEKERDTDSDDENYFQGSRYNSDESFAVRGNHEEDSRLTANSNDSVLTDQETPATSKTGVQSPACPQGRTSAISEQQIQDHDAEKSSTQHDPPVQQCRESVESETIQPHNEEITSHNNKRISESYKEAPSELLETPVHDESQQTDAEPKRDSIPSQGSKSNISPQVPKNNNPPQPSEGEEMCQTFLQNTPEPTLAFSTNSAEDKVSSPEIDHAAILREFVQQPSPRSRSLLQGEGETCLSTSETKKPKEEPDKNLKIVKLKIVESTDSLFEEAYPVISGLDSQKSLTTSDIPHLSDDSDVVFIDAGSPSLSRTKLSCTGESLSASNEVMQGHKEGADAVINAPDTPAKHPAIPQTPEPGTECKKSETSKDNVVIRRRHNSTNSFRDLPIRSPTPPRRRPQKSPRTPKLREKTRQRHSSLALTSDEETQELLANGTRSASPTSKTGDFRFFSFSLKKEKSKSVTSLGSKRNKEKVRLTSVKLSLENNEAVNPKFVPSQTEEGHIVNPGKRVGVRSMMIDGTIKRNFIVIHPSDDSDTIGLAPKSPQTTQKELSVSTPEALATVKTRITAPSQEKLEVTKQISTQGGLKEELLSDIPENIRTESRASFRGSLNFSQISKSLRIKQSKKNWEHVSLRSSHSLSSEPVCPSPSSSQILYKSPSSLSRVDCDSPNTLAEKPDHTGDSQTVSKFCVVM; translated from the exons atggtggACGACCTGTCTGCTGAGGATCAAATTGAGAGGTTGAAGGAGGAGGCCCGCAGCTGTACCTACCCCACGGATGCAGCCACCGTCAAGAAGCGTTACAAAGACACCGCCCTCATCCTCTTCAAG GAGGATCTGGACAATGGCACCCTCAGGAACTATCTCATGTTCGGGACTCGCCGCTCATCATCTGTCAGCCAGTATGGCAACACTCCCATCGTCATCCGCAGGTCTCGCAGCTCAAATGGGGAGTTAGCAACTGTAGTGGAGCAGGTGGGCACTCTCCAGGGCCGATCCACCAGGAGCAATTACACTCTGCTGGAGGcagcagagaaggagagagatacagaTTCGGATGATGAAAATTACTTTCAGGGCAGCAGATACAATAGTGATGAGAGCTTTGCAGTCAGAGGGAATCATGAAGAAGATTCCAGACTCACAGCAAACTCCAATGACAGTGTACTGACAGATCAGGAAACCCCAGCAACCAGTAAAACAGGTGTTCAGTCTCCTGCATGCCCTCAAGGGAGAACCTCAGCCATTAGTGAGCAGCAAATCCAAGACCATGATGCTGAAAAGAGCTCCACTCAACATGACCCTCCTGTACAGCAGTGCAGGGAGAGTGTTGAAAGTGAAACTATTCAACCCCACAACGAGGAAATTACGAGCCACAACAACaaaaggatatcagaaagctaTAAAGAGGCACCCAGTGAACTCTTAGAAACACCAGTACATGATGAAAGCCAGCAAACTGATGCAGAACCCAAAAGAGACAGCATACCATCACAAGGCTCAAAAAGCAACATTAGTCCTCAAGTACCAAAAAATAACAACCCTCCCCAACCctcagaaggggaagaaatgtgCCAGACATTCCTACAAAATACTCCTGAACCAACCCTTGCCTTCAGCACAAATTCAGCTGAAGACAAAGTATCCAGTCCTGAGATTGACCATGCTGCCATCCTGAGGGAGTTTGTGCAGCAGCCCTCTCCACGCAGTAGGTCTCTGCTGCAGGGTGAAGGGGAGACTTGCCTCAGCACCTCTGAGACAAAAAAGCCAAAAGAAGAACCTGATAAAAACTTAAAAATTGTGAAACTGAAGATTGTTGAATCCACTGACAGTTTATTTGAAGAAGCATATCCAGTGATTAGTGGCCTAGATTCACAAAAGAGTCTCACCACTTCTGATATCCCGCAccttagtgatgatagtgatgttgtCTTCATTGATGCCGGCTCACCCTCACTCTCGAGGACAAAACTCTCCTGTACAGGAGAGTCCTTATCTGCCTCTAATGAGGTCATGCAGGGCCACAAGGAAGGAGCAGATGCTGTCATCAATGCTCCAGATACCCCAGCCAAACACCCAGCAATCCCCCAGACCCCAGAACCTGGCACAGAATGTAAAAAGTCAGAGACCAGTAAGGACAATGTAGTCATTCGCAGAAGACACAACAGCACCAACAGCTTCCGAGACCTGCCCATCAGGAGCCCTACACCACCCAGGAGGAGGCCTCAAAAATCTCCTCGAACTCCTAAACTGAGAGAGAAGACCAGGCAACGGCACTCCTCACTGGCCCTCACGTCTGATGAAGAGACCCAGGAGCTCCTCGCTAATGGCACACGGTCAGCCTCTCCCACCTCAAAAACTGGTGACTTtagattcttttctttctccctgaagaaagagaagagcaagAGTGTTACATCCCTTGGCTCCAAgcgaaataaagagaaagtgagGCTGACTTCAGTGAAACTTTCCCTGGAGAACAATGAAGCAGTTAACCCAAAGTTTGTGCCCAGCCAGACTGAAGAAGGCCACATTGTGAACCCTGGGAAGAGGGTTGGTGTCCGCAGTATGATGATTGATGGGACCATCAAACGAAATTTCATAGTGATCCATCCATCTGATGACTCAGACACAATTGGCCTGGCACCCAAGTCACCTCAAACTACTCAGAAAGAACTTTCTGTCAGCACCCCTGAGGCACTCGCAACAGTCAAGACTCGTATAACAGCACCCAGCCAAGAGAAACTTGAGGTGACAAAACAAATATCCACGCAGGGAGGACTAAAGGAAGAACTGTTGTCAGATATTCCTGAAAATATTAGGACTGAATCCAGAGCAAGTTTTCGAGGCTCTCTTAACTTTTCCCAGATTTCTAAAAGCTTGAGAATAAAGCAGAGTAAGAAAAATTGGGAGCATGTGTCTTTAAGAAGCTCCCATAGTTTGTCCAGTGAGCCAGTCTGTCCTAGTCCCTCCAGCTCCCAAATTCTGTATAAATCTCCTTCATCCTTGTCCAGGGTGGACTGTGACTCACCCAACACCTTGGCAGAAAAACCTGACCACACAGGGGACTCTCAGACTGTGTCAAAATTTTGTGTGGTTATGTGA